A DNA window from Desulfovibrio oxyclinae DSM 11498 contains the following coding sequences:
- a CDS encoding HEAT repeat domain-containing protein, giving the protein MSILDDFRSKEFLDQITILNEVAGSKDPQTLPGLIDLLKVPVGDTSIDYMVVNALNAVLSQDPERTVRGLSDEHAGFRTLCIRVAGEHRFEQAAPVLASLAENEEDPDRLMEVLTSLAHIGDPATLPTFRKFLNNEDPFIQALCIEALGKLNDHDSIPELKGLVEESEAPERYEVCEITTWKSIEALASIQTDDTLRFLVDKLHHKNPTVRRIITDAMISIGSPVIPLLLEAFETGDDDHKVLAANVLGFIGDKSCADGLVAAFDKGLAETPNVRYALYEALGRVGTMKGIICLVDGLNETEELTLMAVITGLEKHVNPGMVNQLTKMLSAADDQAERLAKAIVNARATRLFDALYESAGAGDMLVDALAESRDQEVLDEFKGLLVEIGGARADEDLARLPDLEESTRKALAADDSRSMCAMHRAILTDLGFEPFIASNGQEAFEFIERGEDFDIILTDMNMPVMDGMELVGKIRNTPGFEDTPIIMVTTESEGSQQSLAEKTGVTTFITKPFKPHDLKTKINDLLA; this is encoded by the coding sequence ATGTCGATTCTCGACGATTTCCGAAGCAAGGAATTTCTTGACCAGATAACGATCCTGAACGAGGTGGCCGGCAGCAAGGATCCCCAGACCCTGCCCGGCCTTATCGACCTTCTGAAGGTCCCCGTCGGCGACACCTCCATCGACTACATGGTGGTCAACGCCCTGAACGCCGTGCTTTCGCAGGATCCCGAGCGGACCGTTCGCGGTCTTTCCGATGAACATGCGGGCTTTCGGACCCTCTGCATCCGCGTGGCCGGGGAACACCGCTTCGAACAAGCGGCCCCCGTGCTGGCTTCGCTGGCGGAGAACGAAGAGGACCCGGACCGCCTCATGGAAGTGCTGACCTCTCTGGCGCACATCGGCGATCCCGCAACGCTGCCCACTTTCAGAAAATTTCTGAACAACGAAGATCCGTTCATCCAGGCGCTCTGCATTGAAGCGCTGGGCAAGCTCAATGATCACGACTCCATTCCCGAACTCAAGGGGCTTGTGGAAGAGAGCGAGGCCCCGGAACGCTACGAAGTGTGCGAGATCACCACGTGGAAGTCCATTGAGGCGCTGGCCTCCATTCAGACGGACGACACCCTGCGTTTTCTGGTGGACAAGCTGCACCACAAGAACCCCACGGTGCGCCGGATCATCACGGACGCCATGATTTCCATCGGCTCCCCGGTGATTCCGCTGCTGCTCGAAGCCTTCGAAACCGGTGACGACGACCATAAGGTGCTGGCCGCCAACGTGCTCGGGTTCATCGGTGACAAAAGTTGTGCCGACGGTCTCGTGGCCGCCTTCGACAAAGGGCTGGCCGAGACTCCCAACGTCCGCTACGCGCTCTACGAGGCGCTCGGACGCGTGGGCACCATGAAGGGCATCATCTGCCTCGTGGACGGCCTGAACGAGACCGAGGAACTCACGCTCATGGCGGTGATTACGGGGCTTGAGAAGCACGTGAACCCCGGCATGGTCAATCAGCTCACGAAGATGCTCAGTGCGGCAGACGATCAGGCCGAGCGTCTGGCAAAGGCCATCGTCAACGCCCGCGCCACGCGGCTCTTTGATGCGCTGTACGAGAGCGCCGGAGCCGGGGACATGCTGGTTGACGCCCTGGCCGAATCGCGGGACCAGGAAGTGCTGGACGAGTTCAAGGGGCTGCTCGTGGAAATCGGTGGCGCGCGTGCCGACGAGGACCTCGCCAGACTGCCGGATCTCGAAGAAAGCACCCGCAAGGCGCTGGCCGCGGACGACTCCCGGTCCATGTGCGCCATGCACCGCGCCATCCTGACCGATCTCGGCTTCGAACCCTTCATCGCCTCAAACGGACAGGAAGCGTTCGAATTCATCGAGCGCGGCGAAGACTTCGATATCATCCTTACCGACATGAACATGCCTGTCATGGACGGCATGGAGCTGGTGGGCAAGATCCGCAATACGCCGGGCTTTGAAGACACCCCCATCATCATGGTCACNACCGAGTCCGAAGGCTCCCAGCAGAGTCTGGCCGAGAAGACCGGGGTTACCACCTTCATCACCAAGCCTTTCAAACCGCACGATCTCAAGACCAAGATCAACGATCTGCTCGCCTAG
- a CDS encoding FAD-binding oxidoreductase has translation MPNLVSKLSSNHERFLADLFPGDDCMLTEACRYVHGMDASRLRGEVLAVTRPRTREQVEELLRFAQRERIALYPRARATGTVGGSVPSVPGIAVSLLGLNRILDIDERDFAAVVEPGVVTAELQREAAGKNLLYPPDPASSGFSTVGGNVSTCAGGLRAVKYGVTRDYLLGLEAVLPGGSVVRFGGRSHKDVVGLDLGRLFCGSQGKLGIVTELTMKLVPRPEATASVLAGFGDLRSAMDGAASVFRAGILPCACEFMDRATLAAIRLGDSLPLPDAAQAALLLQVDGSHACVQSELATLEQALGESGPLEIVSGTGDAETAIWDVRRRISPSSFNLRPDKMGEDIAVPRSRVPEAVEAAHRIGSRLNLPIMCFGHLGDGNIHVNIMYNASWPEEADAASAAKREVFGLALDLGGTISGEHGTGLTKRDHVDDQLGEVERGLMHEIKAAFDPHGIMNPGKGW, from the coding sequence ATGCCCAACCTCGTCAGCAAGCTCTCGTCCAATCACGAACGCTTTCTCGCCGATCTTTTTCCCGGCGACGATTGCATGTTGACCGAGGCTTGCCGCTACGTTCACGGCATGGACGCCAGCCGGCTGCGCGGTGAAGTGCTCGCCGTGACGCGCCCGAGAACCCGCGAGCAGGTCGAGGAGCTGTTGCGTTTCGCCCAGCGGGAGCGCATAGCTCTGTATCCCCGCGCCCGCGCCACCGGCACCGTGGGCGGCAGCGTGCCGTCCGTGCCCGGAATCGCCGTCTCCCTGCTCGGATTGAACCGCATCCTCGACATCGACGAGCGCGATTTCGCCGCTGTGGTCGAACCCGGCGTGGTCACGGCAGAGCTGCAACGCGAGGCTGCCGGAAAAAACCTGCTCTATCCGCCGGATCCCGCCAGCTCGGGCTTCTCCACCGTGGGAGGAAACGTCTCCACCTGCGCCGGGGGTCTGCGAGCCGTGAAGTACGGTGTGACGCGCGATTATCTGCTGGGGCTCGAAGCTGTGCTCCCGGGCGGGAGCGTCGTGCGCTTTGGCGGACGCTCGCACAAGGATGTGGTGGGCCTTGACCTCGGACGCCTGTTCTGCGGATCGCAGGGCAAACTCGGCATCGTGACGGAACTGACCATGAAGCTCGTTCCCCGGCCAGAGGCCACGGCTTCGGTGCTTGCCGGTTTCGGTGACCTCCGCTCGGCCATGGATGGGGCAGCCTCGGTCTTTCGCGCCGGGATTCTTCCCTGCGCCTGCGAGTTCATGGACCGCGCCACGCTCGCCGCCATTCGTCTGGGCGACTCCCTGCCTCTGCCCGATGCGGCGCAGGCCGCGCTCTTGTTGCAGGTGGACGGCTCGCACGCCTGCGTGCAGTCGGAGCTAGCGACGCTGGAGCAGGCCCTCGGGGAGAGCGGGCCGCTGGAGATTGTCTCGGGCACGGGCGACGCTGAAACCGCGATATGGGATGTGCGGCGGCGGATCAGCCCGTCATCGTTCAACCTCAGGCCCGACAAGATGGGCGAGGACATCGCCGTGCCTCGCTCCAGAGTGCCGGAAGCCGTGGAGGCCGCGCACCGCATCGGCTCCAGGCTGAACCTGCCCATCATGTGCTTCGGGCATCTCGGGGATGGCAACATTCACGTGAACATCATGTACAACGCCTCGTGGCCCGAAGAAGCCGACGCCGCCAGTGCCGCCAAAAGGGAGGTCTTCGGGCTGGCCCTCGACCTCGGCGGGACCATCTCGGGCGAGCACGGCACCGGCCTGACCAAGAGAGATCACGTCGACGACCAGCTCGGAGAGGTGGAGCGGGGACTCATGCACGAGATAAAAGCGGCGTTTGATCCGCACGGGATAATGAATCCCGGCAAGGGCTGGTAG
- a CDS encoding pyridoxal phosphate-dependent aminotransferase: MNMQTMLATQAQQALARQSGDYVSKDVDEQAHIDEIMAAGGLSHVYRFDIGKNTDGVTPLIRGVLSLPETAENVTRNMVEYPDNHFRQLRRQIAMRHGINPAHMAFGAGLESIIDQICRAVLEPDDEVLFPVPNFSVFEDMSSRAGAAVIPVSTSPPNHRWTAATVARICEVMRRRNPKLIWISNPVNPTGQLLPLATIREICEQAERTGTLVAVDEAYGEYTDHEDAVVSATRYLEEYPHLMVLRTFSKMYALPSARVGYVMCAAQELIQAVNAFRPTFPLPWSSIQMAQIAIMDDPYVCQCRGRNLRRRNRLLPELQSIPGIQALSTDTNTVMFRHEDVPAGSLHEKLSNRGFLTANLNGVTGIEGSGFLRMTMRSSYENGLFVRTLREVANA, translated from the coding sequence ATGAACATGCAGACCATGCTCGCGACGCAGGCACAGCAGGCTCTCGCTCGCCAGTCCGGCGACTACGTCAGCAAGGACGTGGACGAGCAGGCGCACATCGACGAAATCATGGCCGCCGGCGGCCTGAGTCATGTCTATCGTTTCGACATCGGCAAGAACACCGACGGCGTGACCCCGCTTATCCGGGGCGTGCTGTCCCTGCCGGAAACCGCCGAAAACGTCACCCGGAACATGGTGGAGTATCCGGACAACCACTTTCGCCAGCTGCGGCGGCAGATCGCCATGCGTCACGGTATCAACCCGGCGCACATGGCCTTTGGCGCCGGGCTGGAGTCGATCATCGACCAGATCTGCCGTGCCGTGCTGGAACCGGATGACGAAGTGCTGTTTCCGGTCCCCAACTTCAGCGTGTTCGAGGATATGTCCAGCCGGGCCGGGGCGGCCGTCATCCCGGTGAGCACCTCGCCGCCGAATCATCGATGGACCGCCGCGACGGTGGCACGCATCTGCGAGGTGATGCGCCGTCGCAACCCCAAGCTCATCTGGATCAGCAACCCCGTGAACCCCACGGGCCAGCTGCTCCCGCTGGCGACCATCCGGGAAATCTGCGAGCAGGCGGAGCGGACCGGTACGCTGGTGGCGGTGGACGAGGCCTACGGGGAATACACGGACCACGAGGACGCCGTGGTCAGCGCAACACGGTATCTGGAAGAATACCCGCACCTGATGGTGTTGCGGACGTTCTCCAAGATGTACGCGCTGCCGAGCGCCCGCGTGGGGTACGTCATGTGCGCGGCGCAGGAACTGATTCAGGCCGTGAACGCGTTCCGGCCCACGTTCCCCCTGCCGTGGAGCTCCATCCAGATGGCCCAGATCGCCATCATGGACGACCCCTACGTCTGCCAGTGCCGGGGGCGCAATCTGCGGCGCAGAAACCGGCTGCTTCCCGAGTTGCAGTCCATCCCCGGCATTCAGGCTCTCTCCACGGACACCAACACCGTCATGTTCCGGCACGAGGACGTTCCCGCCGGAAGCCTGCACGAGAAACTGTCGAACCGGGGATTCCTGACCGCCAACCTCAACGGCGTGACCGGCATCGAAGGCAGCGGGTTCCTGCGCATGACCATGCGCAGTTCCTATGAAAACGGTCTGTTCGTGCGAACGCTGCGCGAAGTTGCCAACGCCTGA
- the secA gene encoding preprotein translocase subunit SecA — translation MLKYIIGTKNDRYLKKLKPVINKINALEPEMQALADEDFPRRIEELKERVQNKGEKLDDVLPECFALVREAGVRTMQMRHYDVQLIGGIVLHQGKIAEMKTGEGKTLVATLPVVLNALSGKGVHVITVNDYLAHRDAEWMGEIYNFLGLTYGVIVHGLNDEERKQAYAADITYGTNNEFGFDYLRDNMKFYEEQLVQRDLNYAIVDEVDSILIDEARTPLIISGQVEMNVGLYRKIDGIIPNLVRSTPREAEDETPPDGDFEIDEKAKSVTLTDAGVEKVEKLLGVDNLFDTQNISLQHHVLQALKAHHIFQSDVDYIVKDGQVVLVDEFTGRLMPGRRLSDGLHQAIEAKENVKVESENQTLASITFQNYFRMYDKLAGMTGTADTEAVEFGQIYELEVIVIPTHQPMVRKDHPDAIFKSQDEKYNAIAHDIADCYKRGQPALVGTVSIEKSELLSRMLKKLRVPHNVLNAKQHDKEAEIVAEAGHVGRVTIATNMAGRGTDIKLGEGVKELGGLHIIGTERHESRRIDNQLRGRSGRQGDPGSSRFYLALDDDLMRLFGSDKLQNVMGKLGMKEGEAIENKMVSNAIEKSQRRVENHNFEIRKQLLDFDNVMNQQREVVYTLRRELMSKESTESVAFEYADDLLEEYLSPALDAKELDEEELDTVRKRLDEIFNFSRFEDFREGGLPSMEQAHQWVKQILAELKASAPDHYEEILRYFLLDSLDRNWKEHLLNMDHLRDGIGLRGYGQKDPKQEYKREGFNLFQEMVFTIKENAMRAFSHLRIQAEVTEDEFQHGSEKELEYSGGEEEKEKKPVRRSEPKVGRNDPCPCGSGRKHKKCCGR, via the coding sequence ATGCTCAAATATATCATTGGAACCAAGAACGACCGGTATCTGAAAAAGCTCAAGCCGGTGATCAACAAGATCAACGCGCTGGAGCCCGAGATGCAGGCCCTGGCGGACGAGGATTTTCCGCGGCGCATCGAGGAACTCAAGGAACGCGTCCAGAACAAGGGCGAAAAGCTTGATGACGTGCTGCCCGAATGCTTTGCACTGGTCCGCGAGGCGGGCGTGCGCACCATGCAGATGCGCCACTACGACGTGCAGCTCATCGGCGGCATCGTTTTGCATCAGGGCAAGATCGCCGAAATGAAGACCGGTGAGGGCAAGACCCTCGTGGCGACCCTGCCCGTGGTGCTCAATGCGCTCTCCGGCAAGGGCGTGCACGTCATTACGGTCAACGACTACCTTGCGCACCGCGACGCCGAGTGGATGGGCGAGATCTACAACTTCCTCGGCCTGACCTACGGCGTCATCGTGCATGGGCTCAACGACGAGGAACGCAAGCAGGCCTACGCCGCCGACATCACCTACGGCACCAACAATGAATTCGGCTTCGACTATCTTCGCGACAACATGAAGTTCTATGAAGAACAGCTCGTGCAGCGCGACCTGAATTACGCCATCGTTGACGAAGTCGACTCCATCCTCATCGACGAAGCCCGAACCCCGCTCATCATCTCCGGACAGGTGGAGATGAACGTCGGCCTGTACCGAAAGATCGACGGCATCATCCCCAACCTTGTGCGCTCCACCCCGCGTGAGGCCGAGGACGAGACTCCGCCGGACGGCGATTTCGAGATCGACGAGAAGGCCAAGAGCGTGACCCTCACCGACGCCGGCGTGGAAAAGGTGGAGAAGCTGCTGGGCGTGGACAACCTGTTCGACACTCAGAACATCAGCCTGCAACATCACGTGCTTCAGGCCCTCAAGGCGCACCACATCTTCCAGAGCGATGTGGACTACATCGTCAAGGACGGTCAGGTGGTGTTGGTTGACGAATTCACCGGCCGTCTCATGCCGGGCCGCCGTCTCTCGGACGGGCTGCATCAGGCTATCGAGGCCAAGGAGAACGTGAAGGTCGAGTCCGAGAACCAGACGCTGGCTTCCATCACCTTCCAGAACTACTTCCGCATGTACGACAAGCTTGCGGGCATGACCGGTACCGCAGACACCGAGGCCGTGGAATTCGGCCAGATCTACGAGCTTGAAGTCATCGTGATTCCCACGCACCAGCCCATGGTCCGCAAGGACCATCCCGATGCCATCTTCAAATCCCAGGACGAGAAGTACAACGCCATCGCGCACGATATCGCGGACTGCTACAAGCGCGGACAGCCTGCGCTGGTGGGTACCGTCTCCATTGAAAAGTCGGAGCTTCTTTCCAGAATGCTCAAGAAGCTGCGCGTGCCGCACAACGTGCTCAACGCAAAACAGCACGACAAGGAAGCGGAGATCGTGGCCGAGGCCGGTCACGTGGGACGCGTGACCATCGCCACCAACATGGCGGGTCGCGGTACCGACATCAAGCTCGGCGAAGGCGTCAAGGAGCTTGGCGGCCTGCATATCATAGGCACCGAGCGGCACGAATCCCGCCGTATCGACAACCAGCTGCGAGGCCGTTCCGGCCGTCAGGGCGACCCGGGGTCCTCGCGCTTCTACCTTGCGCTCGACGATGACCTTATGCGCCTGTTCGGCTCGGACAAGTTGCAGAACGTCATGGGCAAGCTGGGTATGAAGGAAGGGGAGGCCATCGAGAACAAGATGGTTTCCAACGCCATTGAAAAATCCCAGCGCCGCGTGGAAAACCACAACTTTGAAATCCGCAAGCAGCTGCTGGACTTCGACAACGTCATGAACCAGCAGCGCGAAGTGGTCTATACCCTGCGCCGCGAACTCATGAGCAAGGAATCCACGGAAAGCGTTGCGTTTGAATACGCCGACGACCTGCTTGAGGAATACCTCTCCCCGGCGCTCGACGCCAAGGAGCTGGACGAGGAGGAGCTCGACACCGTCCGCAAGCGGCTGGATGAGATATTCAACTTCTCACGCTTTGAGGACTTCCGCGAGGGCGGCCTGCCGAGCATGGAGCAGGCGCATCAGTGGGTGAAACAGATTCTTGCGGAGCTCAAGGCATCCGCCCCGGATCATTATGAAGAGATTCTGCGCTACTTCCTGCTGGATTCCCTGGACCGCAACTGGAAGGAGCACCTGCTCAACATGGACCATCTGCGCGACGGCATCGGCCTGCGCGGATACGGCCAGAAGGACCCCAAGCAGGAGTACAAGCGCGAAGGCTTCAACCTGTTCCAGGAAATGGTCTTCACCATCAAGGAAAATGCCATGCGGGCCTTCTCGCACTTGCGCATTCAGGCCGAGGTGACCGAGGACGAATTCCAGCACGGCTCGGAAAAGGAACTGGAGTACTCCGGCGGCGAGGAAGAGAAGGAAAAGAAACCGGTGCGCCGCTCGGAACCCAAGGTCGGGCGCAACGACCCGTGCCCCTGCGGATCCGGTCGCAAGCATAAGAAGTGCTGCGGGCGCTAG
- a CDS encoding chemotaxis protein CheX — MDVELAKPFIKAAVDVLSTMAFVKPKVGKPYVKKNNTAVGDVTGLVGLTGEKNGSVSMSFDKKCAVSIVKNMLGDEIEDIMTDVKDAVGELTNMISGQARAGLAERGLVFEGSTPSVIMGDNHTISHVAKTPIMAIPFSTDSGGFTIEFCFE, encoded by the coding sequence ATGGACGTTGAACTGGCGAAACCTTTCATCAAGGCTGCCGTGGACGTGCTGTCCACCATGGCGTTTGTCAAGCCCAAGGTGGGCAAGCCTTACGTCAAGAAGAACAACACGGCCGTCGGAGATGTCACCGGCCTCGTCGGCCTCACCGGCGAAAAGAACGGCAGCGTGTCCATGTCGTTCGACAAAAAGTGCGCCGTGAGCATCGTCAAGAACATGCTGGGCGACGAAATCGAAGATATCATGACCGACGTCAAGGACGCGGTGGGTGAGCTGACCAACATGATCTCGGGACAGGCAAGAGCCGGTCTCGCCGAAAGGGGGCTCGTCTTCGAAGGCTCCACGCCCTCGGTCATCATGGGTGACAACCACACCATCTCCCACGTTGCGAAAACTCCCATCATGGCCATCCCGTTCAGTACGGACAGCGGCGGGTTCACCATCGAATTCTGTTTCGAGTAA
- a CDS encoding (Fe-S)-binding protein, translated as MNCILCGKCMEVCPLLRATDREELSPRAKAVLSDLSGEDAARLAGLCLGCQRCRDKCPQGVDVPMLVARLRSEHPDFHSWLWKMWLTRSRELWPSTGLAARLLPGRMRPERLGPMLKMLADARRGPAVEPFVRVKAFGDALRGQRVALFPGCMARHVRKHWLRGALHLLEGLGAEVLPASFECCGGSLRLAGCFEDADRLNVRNVKAWRKAGEPLIVTPCASCLHSLTDYSGNVFADSDEAERWRASLRPLSGALLDCEFAVAGERPEPVGYHRPCHTVGRDTDAALVGAMLGAEPDVRTSRECCGFGGLMRLADPDTADRAGAECARALSGAELVLTGCSACAARLPSILSEKGNAGHWIDVMMFDI; from the coding sequence ATGAATTGCATTCTGTGCGGCAAGTGCATGGAAGTCTGCCCGTTGCTTCGGGCCACGGACCGCGAGGAGCTTTCCCCGCGCGCCAAGGCCGTGCTGTCCGATCTCTCGGGCGAGGATGCGGCAAGGCTTGCGGGGCTGTGCCTCGGATGTCAGCGGTGTCGCGACAAATGCCCGCAGGGTGTGGACGTGCCCATGCTCGTGGCGCGGCTTCGCAGCGAGCATCCCGATTTTCATTCGTGGCTTTGGAAGATGTGGCTGACGCGTTCCCGAGAGCTCTGGCCGTCCACGGGACTTGCCGCGCGGCTGTTGCCCGGGCGGATGCGCCCCGAACGACTGGGGCCGATGCTCAAGATGCTCGCGGATGCACGGCGCGGCCCAGCCGTGGAGCCCTTTGTGCGGGTGAAGGCCTTTGGTGACGCCCTGCGCGGACAGCGGGTGGCCCTGTTCCCCGGCTGCATGGCCAGACATGTGCGCAAGCACTGGCTTCGGGGGGCGCTGCACCTGCTGGAAGGCCTCGGAGCAGAGGTGTTGCCCGCATCTTTTGAGTGTTGCGGCGGGTCGCTCCGCCTTGCCGGATGCTTCGAGGACGCCGACAGGCTGAATGTGCGCAACGTGAAGGCATGGCGGAAGGCCGGGGAGCCGTTGATCGTCACACCGTGCGCTTCCTGCCTGCATTCGTTGACGGATTATTCCGGGAACGTGTTCGCCGATTCGGACGAGGCTGAACGTTGGCGCGCGTCACTGCGTCCCCTGTCCGGCGCGCTGCTCGACTGTGAGTTTGCCGTTGCCGGGGAAAGACCTGAGCCGGTGGGCTATCACAGGCCGTGCCATACGGTGGGGCGCGACACGGACGCTGCGCTCGTCGGGGCCATGCTAGGAGCGGAACCGGATGTCCGCACCAGCCGCGAATGCTGCGGTTTCGGCGGACTGATGCGTCTTGCGGATCCTGACACCGCGGACCGCGCCGGGGCGGAATGCGCGCGTGCGTTATCCGGGGCCGAGCTGGTGCTGACGGGCTGCTCCGCCTGTGCGGCGCGTCTGCCGTCCATCCTGTCGGAAAAAGGCAATGCAGGACACTGGATAGATGTAATGATGTTTGATATTTAG
- a CDS encoding MFS transporter, translating into MTRSENGAAFGQVLGWALFIAGIFFLNFLSRVTFGPLMPVIREELGISHAQAGSIFLMVAVGNALGLLLSGFVSRRLGHRRTVGVSGLIVGLMCLSIGFCDGLATLRAFTGLLGLAAGIYLPSGLTSITTLIRRADWGKALAIHELAPNTAFVLAPLLAEAALLQGDWRDAFRLLGALQLLAGCAFLWRGRGADFPGIVPSPGAMLAVLRRPVFWLFALLFSLAVGASVGPYSMLPLYLVDDHGYARPDANGLLAAARVAGIFLPFFAGWLADRMGGRAALVLYLALTGSATVGLGLASGPWLPTMVLLQPALSVLFYPPAFSLLSAAFDDSERSLAVSLLTPISATVGLGLTPTLLGWLGDHGLFGLGFTGQGVLLLAALLLFPTMPRR; encoded by the coding sequence ATGACCCGCAGTGAAAACGGTGCGGCCTTCGGACAGGTGCTCGGGTGGGCCCTGTTCATCGCAGGCATATTCTTTCTCAACTTCCTTTCCCGCGTCACCTTCGGCCCGCTCATGCCGGTCATCCGCGAAGAGCTGGGCATATCACACGCGCAGGCTGGCAGCATTTTCCTCATGGTGGCCGTGGGCAACGCCCTCGGGCTGCTGCTGAGCGGTTTCGTCTCACGCAGGCTCGGACACCGTCGAACCGTGGGCGTTTCCGGGCTGATCGTCGGCCTCATGTGCCTGTCCATCGGCTTCTGCGACGGCCTTGCCACCCTGCGCGCCTTCACCGGCCTGCTGGGACTTGCGGCCGGTATCTACCTGCCCTCGGGGCTGACCTCCATCACCACGCTTATTCGCCGAGCAGACTGGGGCAAGGCGCTCGCGATACACGAGCTGGCGCCAAACACGGCCTTCGTACTTGCCCCGCTTCTGGCGGAGGCCGCTCTGCTTCAGGGCGACTGGCGCGACGCCTTCCGGCTGCTCGGCGCGTTGCAGCTGCTCGCGGGATGCGCCTTTCTGTGGCGCGGGCGGGGAGCCGATTTTCCGGGGATAGTCCCTTCGCCCGGCGCCATGCTCGCGGTGCTGCGGCGACCGGTGTTCTGGCTCTTCGCGCTGCTCTTCAGCCTTGCGGTGGGGGCCAGCGTGGGACCGTACTCCATGCTGCCGCTCTATCTGGTGGACGACCACGGCTACGCGCGCCCCGATGCCAACGGGCTGCTCGCGGCAGCACGCGTGGCGGGCATCTTTCTGCCCTTCTTCGCCGGATGGCTGGCCGACCGCATGGGCGGCCGCGCCGCGCTCGTGCTGTATCTGGCTCTGACCGGTTCGGCCACGGTGGGGCTCGGACTGGCCTCCGGCCCGTGGCTCCCCACCATGGTGCTGCTGCAGCCCGCGCTCTCCGTCCTGTTCTATCCCCCTGCCTTTTCGCTGCTCTCAGCGGCCTTCGACGACTCCGAGCGCAGCCTTGCGGTGTCGCTGCTCACGCCCATCTCCGCCACGGTGGGCCTCGGCCTGACTCCCACACTGCTGGGCTGGCTGGGCGACCACGGCCTGTTCGGACTCGGGTTCACGGGCCAGGGTGTCCTGCTGCTGGCCGCGCTGCTGCTTTTTCCAACCATGCCGCGCCGCTGA
- a CDS encoding GNAT family N-acetyltransferase: MAQEIRKIKTHGELRECIALQEEIWGLDAQGTMSPVTLKALTFENPNMSVNLGAFVDGVLAGFMLVIPSFRNDMAYAHMFGVLPKYRNMGLGTRIYAKMMHELSDRGIRSMAGTFDPLECKNAHIYLNKMGAVAYGYVPECYDVECEMHKGLPLDRMLLSFPVTVEPPSKNLHDDAPLAMPDSMPEEKHVLVEIPRDLAGLKKADLERAAEYRMQTREVLSEYLNNRGYQAVGVVLPDDGATGRYLLEKGEAA, from the coding sequence ATGGCACAGGAAATCAGGAAGATCAAAACCCACGGCGAATTGCGTGAATGCATCGCGCTTCAGGAAGAAATCTGGGGGCTCGACGCGCAGGGCACCATGTCGCCGGTGACGCTCAAAGCGTTGACTTTCGAGAACCCCAACATGAGCGTGAATCTGGGAGCGTTCGTCGATGGCGTGCTGGCCGGGTTCATGCTGGTGATTCCCTCCTTCCGGAACGACATGGCCTACGCCCACATGTTCGGCGTGCTGCCGAAGTACCGCAACATGGGCCTTGGGACGCGCATTTATGCCAAAATGATGCACGAGCTTTCCGACCGTGGCATCAGGAGCATGGCCGGGACGTTCGATCCGCTGGAATGCAAGAACGCCCACATCTATCTGAACAAGATGGGGGCCGTGGCCTACGGGTACGTGCCCGAATGCTACGACGTGGAGTGCGAGATGCACAAGGGGCTGCCACTGGACCGGATGCTGCTCAGCTTCCCGGTGACCGTGGAGCCGCCGAGCAAGAACCTGCATGACGACGCCCCCTTGGCCATGCCCGACTCCATGCCCGAGGAAAAGCATGTGCTGGTGGAGATTCCGCGCGATCTGGCCGGGCTGAAGAAGGCCGATCTGGAGCGGGCCGCCGAGTACAGGATGCAGACGCGCGAAGTGCTTTCGGAGTACCTGAACAACCGCGGATATCAGGCCGTGGGGGTGGTTCTGCCCGACGACGGCGCCACCGGTCGCTATCTGCTCGAAAAAGGGGAGGCCGCATGA